The following proteins come from a genomic window of Bactrocera dorsalis isolate Fly_Bdor chromosome 6, ASM2337382v1, whole genome shotgun sequence:
- the LOC105227075 gene encoding uncharacterized protein LOC105227075 isoform X3, translated as MNMGIVGKAGPVKSNGKRHINHTLKSLHEINDIFPTEDFFSKTSCHKCINNADTLHTPYINRSTNKSREEKIFRNFKSSTITGNNTILGIKKANKSISRRGLASSIAITSKLDSGNGFKKSLQRQSKKKVTTFATSTLLTTNLIVDSIRDIGAEKADDIASSKLHINKPLQAGSHHKVKCRTAKLHRIQSRVIQTTAGDTETVPANAEASIKLPNKSLICGKISLWSMLASESAMKQISGSLTKTALTPTSTWRAAFALSTLAQTLLDLSVIPQAWQQFVKLLRNSVLGLNTSSRAVTTSLSMAKKSTRVVSQLDKTSTATGAVGTATAAERCKAAATFISSLHPSGSSLRTKFRLLPSVGATSFFTLLTLICLETVLLSTVSNCAKTFYMHWNTSNSIFRIDNTDHIIDVNKGNLAFEFDQVHIICPVYEPGTFENETEKYIIYNVSKVEYETCRITNATPRVIAICDKPQKLMFFTITFRPFTPQPGGLEFLPGNDYYFISTSSKDDLYRRIGGRCSTNNMKVVFKVCCAPEEKNKTLINTGSSSSSSSSGSTSAGGTIIGINTADGNGLTTGIDNAASMDVASAQTNTNQHQHMSNINTIGINGVNTGLIPIGGVHIGVNSAVGVSNSGMQMKSMNGGSGTSINTNIDQFNRIPIQAGGINVMGNNVGGLGGIGLGGHGGGGIMLAPGGQGGINMISSGVGIGIGQYPGHSGQTGIRINNVASQQHHATHKNNNNGKDTGPNGVGVSVNGGGGDDDNGGTFMNINFGDAQFLPPFINTNHSNIVQSTINWPEWGRSGPIHSKNNNLTATTRNDHNINEPNSNNYYSPSHRSINNKTINKILGFHFTSSTNFLPFCAAVSHRRETDCLPRNVTIDHDTCGVG; from the exons ATGAACATGGGTATCGTGGGTAAAGCTGGTCCTGTTAAGAGCAACGGCAAAAGACATATCAACCATACGTTGAAATCATTGCAcgaaataaatgatattttcCCTACAGAAGATTTCTTTTCGAAAACATCTTGTCATAAATGTATCAATAACGCTGATACATTGCACACCCCATATATTAATCGCAGCACCAACAAAAGTCGTGAAGAGAAGattttcaggaatttcaaaagtAGTACGATCACTGGAAACAACACGATTTTGGGGATCAAAAAGGCGAACAAATCTATATCACGAAGAGGGCTAGCATCGAGTATCGCGATAACCAGTAAACTAGATAGTGGTAATGGTTTTAAAAAATCCTTACAGAGGCaaagcaagaaaaaagtaaCGACGTTCGCAACTTCAACGTTATTAACTACAAATCTCATAGTTGACAGCATTCGTGACATTGGAGCTGAGAAGGCAGACGATATAGCATCATCAAAGTTGCATATTAACAAACCTTTACAAGCAGGAAGTCATCATAAGGTTAAATGTCGTACTGCTAAATTACATCGAATCCAATCTAGAGTAATTCAGACGACAGCGGGCGATACGGAAACTGTGCCAGCAAATGCCGAAGCGTCAATAAAGCTTCCAAATAAATCACTTATATGCGGTAAAATATCATTATGGTCGATGCTCGCATCTGAGTCAGCAATGAAGCAAATTTCGGGGTCTTTAACGAAGACAGCGTTAACACCCACGTCGACATGGAGGGCAGCATTTGCATTATCGACATTAGCACAAACTTTATTAGACTTGTCTGTTATTCCTCAAGCTTGGCAACAATTTGTAAAACTTCTGCGGAATTCTGTTTTAGGATTAAATACTTCATCCAGAGCGGTAACGACAAGCCTTAGCATGGCAAAGAAAAGTACTAGAGTCGTGAGTCAACTAGACAAGACAAGTACAGCAACCGGAGCAGTCGGAACCGCGACGGCAGCGGAACGCTGTAAAGCAGCTGCAACATTTATATCGTCTTTGCACCCATCGGGAAGCTCATTGCGTACGAAATTCCGGTTGCTCCCCAGTGTGGGTGCAACATCGTTTTTTACATTACTGACGCTCATTTGCCTAGAGACTGTACTACTCTCTACGGTCTCCAATTGCGCAAAAACGTTTTATATGCATTGGAATACATCCAACAGTAT ATTTCGTATAGATAATACAGACCATATAATTGATGTAAACAAAGGAAACTTAGCATTCGAGTTCGATCAAGTGCATATTATATGTCCCGTATATGAACCAGGCACCTTCGAAAATGAAacggaaaaatatataatatataatgtgTCAAAAGTGGAGTACGAGACATGTCGGATAACAAATGCAACTCCGCGCGTTATAGCGATTTGTGATAAACCGCAAAAATTAATGTTCTTTACAATAACATTCCGGCCATTTACACCGCAGCCAGGTGGTTTGGAGTTCCTTCCTGGAAATGACTATTATTTCATTT CAACTTCATCGAAAGACGATCTctatcgacgaataggtgggcGATGCTCCACAAATAATATGAAAGTGGTTTTCAAAGTGTGTTGTGCACCTGAAGAGAAAAACAAAACGTTAATAAATACTGGTAGCTCCAGCAGTTCATCTTCTAGTGGTAGCACCAGCGCTGGCGGTACTATTATTGGTATAAACACGGCTGACGGCAATGGCCTTACAACAGGTATTGATAATGCTGCCAGTATGGATGTTGCCAGTGCTCAGACCAATACAAATCAACACCAACATATGAGTAATATAAACACAATTGGAATCAATGGGGTAAATACAGGTTTAATACCAATCGGCGGTGTTCATATTGGCGTCAACAGTGCCGTTGGCGTAAGCAATAGTGGTATGCAAATGAAATCGATGAATGGCGGTAGTGGTACATCAATCAATACAAATATTGATCAGTTCAATCGTATACCAATACAAGCTGGCGGCATTAATGTTATGGGGAATAATGTTGGTGGACTTGGTGGCATTGGCCTTGGTGGCCATGGCGGCGGTGGTATTATGCTAGCACCAGGAGGTCAAGGAGGCATAAACATGATCTCGAGTGGTGTAGGTATTGGTATCGGGCAATATCCTGGTCACTCTGGACAGACTGGTATACGCATTAACAACGTCGCGTCCCAGCAACATCATGCAACGCATAAGAACAATAATAATGGTAAGGATACCGGACCAAATGGTGTAGGTGTTAGTGTtaatggtggtggtggtgatgaTGATAATGGTGGTACGTTCATGAATATAAATTTCGGTGATGCACAGTTTTTGCCACCATTTATTAACACAAACCATAGCAATATTGTACAAAGTACAATTAACTGGCCAGAATGGGGTAGAAGCGGTCCTATacattctaaaaataataacctaacagcaacaacaagaaacgatcATAATATAAATGAACCAAAcagtaataattattattcacCGTCCCATAGATcgataaacaataaaacaattaataaaa TTTTGGGATTTCATTTTACGagctcaacaaattttttacctTTCTGTGCTGCCGTGTCGCATCGGAGagaaacagactgcctaccgcgcaacgttacgatcgaccacgaCACGTGCGGGGTGGGATAG